In Aegilops tauschii subsp. strangulata cultivar AL8/78 chromosome 3, Aet v6.0, whole genome shotgun sequence, one genomic interval encodes:
- the LOC109732368 gene encoding disease resistance protein RGA5 isoform X3, giving the protein MEIAMGAIGPLLPKHGELLMGKLTMEKQVRKGIESLVTELKLMHAVLSKVSKVPADQLEEGVKIWAGNVKELSYQMEDIVDAFMVRVGDGGESTNPKNRVKKILKKVKRLFKNGKDLHRISDALEEVVLQAKQLAKLRQRYEQEMRDTSANTSVDPRMMALYTDVTELVGIEETRDKLIKMLTEGDDWSKHPLKTISIVGFGGLGKTTLAKAAYDKIKAQFDCGAFVSVSQNPEMKKVLKDILYGLDKVKYENIHNAARDKKYLIDVIIEFLNDKRYLIVIDDIWNEKAWELIKCAFSKKSPGSRLITTTRNVSVSEACCSSEGDIYRMEPLSDDVSRTLFCKRVFSQEEGCPQELLQVSEEILKKCGGIPLAIITIASLLANKGQIKAKDEWYALLSSIGHGLTEDRSLEQMKKILLFSYYDLPSYLKPCLLYLCIFPEDQEIRRDRLIWRWISEGLVYSEKQETSLYELGNSYFNDLVNRSMIQPTDIDTNGNAEGCRVHDMVLDLICSLSSEENFVTILDDTRRKIPNSEIKVRRLSIQNTKIDVDTTRMEHMRSLTIFTSDVVGKVLDISSFQVLRVLDLEGCKNVSDVGYVGNLLHLRYLGLKDTHVKDLPMEIGKLQFLLTLDLRGTKIEVLPSSVVQLRRLMCLYVDDDMKLPSGIGNLTSLEVLDELRLSGVDLDFVKELGRLTKLRVLRLDCDDFDESLGKALEESISSIYKLDSLDVYVVAGLINCLSEDWVPPPQLRRLAFPSNLSWFETLPSWINPSSLPLLSYLDITLFEVRSEVIQLLGTLPALVYLEIRDYSVYKEAHEVEAPVLSSGAALFPCATECRFIGIGAVPSMFPQGAAPRLKRLWFAFPAKWISRENFNLGMRHLPSLQQVTVEFIRKGASHQEMEEAKAALRAAAEDHPNRPALKFW; this is encoded by the exons ATGGAGATCGCCATGGGGGCCATTGGCCCTCTCCTCCCGAAGCACGGTGAGCTGCTCATGGGCAAGCTCACCATGGAGAAACAAGTAAGGAAAGGTATCGAGTCTCTCGTAACAGAGCTGAAATTGATGCATGCTGTCCTTAGCAAGGTGTCGAAAGTGCCCGCAGACCAGCTGGAAGAAGGGGTCAAGATCTGGGCAGGAAATGTCAAGGAGTTGTCCTACCAAATGGAGGACATCGTTGATGCCTTCATGGTGCGTGTGGGGGATGGTGGCGAGTCCACCAACCCGAAGAACAGAGTCAAGAAGATACTGAAGAAGGTCAAAAGATTATTCAAGAATGGCAAGGATCTCCATCGAATATCCGATGCCCTGGAAGAAGTGGTTCTTCAAGCTAAGCAGTTGGCCAAGCTACGTCAAAG GTACGAGCAAGAGATGCGGGACACTAGTGCTAATACTAGTGTTGACCCTCGCATGATGGCCTTGTACACAGATGTGACAGAGCTCGTCGGCATTGAAGAAACACGGGACAAGTTGATCAAAATGTTGACTGAAGGTGATGATTGGTCGAAGCATCCGTTGAAGACGATATCTATTGTTGGATTTGGTGGGTTAGGCAAGACGACTCTTGCCAAAGCAGCATACGACAAGATCAAAGCGCAATTTGATTGTGGTGCTTTTGTCTCGGTTTCACAAAACCCTGAAATGAAAAAGGTTTTGAAGGATATTCTCTATGGACTTGACAAGGTCAAGTACGAAAACATACATAATGCAGCGAGGGACAAAAAGTATCTCATAGACGTTATAATTGAATTCCTTAATGACAAGAG GTACCTCATCGTAATCGATGATATATGGAATGAAAAAGCATGGGAGTTAATTAAGTGTGCTTTCTCCAAGAAGAGCCCCGGAAGCCGACTAATCACGACAACCCGCAATGTTAGTGTCTCTGAAGCATGTTGCTCTTCTGAGGGTGATATTTATAGGATGGAACCCCTTTCTGATGATGTATCAAGAACACTCTTCTGtaaaagagtattttcacaagaaGAAGGCTGCCCTCAAGAATTATTGCAAGTATCCGAAGAAATTTTGAAGAAATGTGGCGGTATACCGTTAGCTATTATTACTATAGCAAGTCTTCTAGCTAATAAGGGTCAGATAAAAGCAAAGGATGAATGGTATGCTTTGCTCAGTTCCATTGGTCATGGACTCACAGAAGATCGTAGTTTGGAGCAGATGAAAAAGATATTATTATTCAGCTACTATGATCTACCTTCATATCTGAAACCTTGTCTATTATATCTTTGCATCTTCCCAGAAGATCAAGAGATTAGGAGAGATAGACTGATATGGAGATGGATATCAGAAGGACTTGTTTACAGTGAGAAACAAGAAACTAGCTTATATGAGCTTGGTAACAGCTACTTCAATGATCTAGTAAACAGAAGTATGATACAGCCCACAGACATTGATACTAATGGAAATGCAGAAGGTTGCCGTGTACATGACATGGTGCTTGACCTTATATGCTCATTATCAAGTGAAGAAAACTTTGTCACAATACTAGATGACACCAGAAGAAAAATACCTAACTCAGAGATCAAGGTTCGCAGATTGTCCATTCAAAATACCAAGATAGATGTGGATACCACTAGGATGGAACATATGAGATCTCTTACCATTTTCACAAGTGATGTTGTTGGGAAAGTGTTGGATATTTCAAGCTTTCAAGTTCTGCGCGTGTTGGATTTAGAAGGTTGTAAAAATGTCTCAGATGTTGGGTATGTGGGGAATCTGTTGCATTTGAGGTACTTGGGGCTAAAAGATACTCATGTTAAGGACCTTCCGATGGAAATAGGGAAGCTGCAGTTTTTGCTTACCTTGGACTTGAGAGGGACTAAGATAGAAGTACTGCCATCGAGTGTTGTTCAACTAAGACGTCTAATGTGCCTGTATGTTGATGATGATATGAAGCTGCCATCTGGGATAGGTAACCTGACTTCCCTAGAAGTGCTAGATGAACTGAGGTTATCTGGCGTGGACCTTGATTTTGTGAAAGAATTGGGCCGTCTGACCAAGCTCAGGGTGCTCCGGCTTGACTGTGATGATTTTGATGAGAGCCTGGGTAAAGCTTTGGAGGAATCCATTAGTAGTATATACAAACTGGACAGTCTAGATGTATATGTCGTTGCTGGACTCATCAATTGCCTGAGCGAAGATTGGGTGCCTCCTCCACAGCTTCGCAGATTGGCTTTCCCGTCAAATCTAAGTTGGTTCGAGACATTGCCGTCATGGATTAATCCTTCATCGCTTCCTCTCCTCTCCTATCTGGATATAACATTGTTTGAAGTGCGATCGGAGGTCATCCAACTTCTAGGGACTCTGCCTGCTCTTGTTTATCTTGAGATACGGGATTATTCTGTGTACAAAGAAGCGCATGAGGTGGAAGCGCCCGTCCTTTCCTCTGGTGCTGCGTTATTCCCATGTGCGACGGAGTGCCGCTTCATTGGTATTGGTGCCGTGCCGTCTATGTTTCCACAAGGAGCTGCGCCAAGGCTTAAACGCCTTTGGTTCGCCTTCCCAGCCAAGTGGATCTCCCGTGAAAACTTTAATTTGGGCATGCGGCACCTCCCTTCCCTCCAGCAAGTCACCGTTGAATTTATCAGGAAGGGAGCTAGCCATCAGGAGATGGAAGAAGCAAAGGCTGCGCTGAGGGCCGCAGCGGAGGACCACCCCAACCGTCCCGCCCTTAAATTCTGGTGA
- the LOC109732368 gene encoding disease resistance protein RGA5 isoform X2 → MEDIVDAFMVRVGDGGESTNPKNRVKKILKKVKKLFKNGKDLHRISAALEEVVLQAKKLAELRQRYEQEMRDTSANTSVDPRMMALYTDVTELVGIEETRDKLIKMLTEGDDWSKHPLKTISIVGFGGLGKTTLAKAAYDKIKAQFDCGAFVSVSQNPEMKKVLKDILYGLDKVKYENIHNAARDKKYLIDVIIEFLNDKRYLIVIDDIWNEKAWELIKCAFSKKSPGSRLITTTRNVSVSEACCSSEGDIYRMEPLSDDVSRTLFCKRVFSQEEGCPQELLQVSEEILKKCGGIPLAIITIASLLANKGQIKAKDEWYALLSSIGHGLTEDRSLEQMKKILLFSYYDLPSYLKPCLLYLCIFPEDQEIRRDRLIWRWISEGLVYSEKQETSLYELGNSYFNDLVNRSMIQPTDIDTNGNAEGCRVHDMVLDLICSLSSEENFVTILDDTRRKIPNSEIKVRRLSIQNTKIDVDTTRMEHMRSLTIFTSDVVGKVLDISSFQVLRVLDLEGCKNVSDVGYVGNLLHLRYLGLKDTHVKDLPMEIGKLQFLLTLDLRGTKIEVLPSSVVQLRRLMCLYVDDDMKLPSGIGNLTSLEVLDELRLSGVDLDFVKELGRLTKLRVLRLDCDDFDESLGKALEESISSIYKLDSLDVYVVAGLINCLSEDWVPPPQLRRLAFPSNLSWFETLPSWINPSSLPLLSYLDITLFEVRSEVIQLLGTLPALVYLEIRDYSVYKEAHEVEAPVLSSGAALFPCATECRFIGIGAVPSMFPQGAAPRLKRLWFAFPAKWISRENFNLGMRHLPSLQQVTVEFIRKGASHQEMEEAKAALRAAAEDHPNRPALKFW, encoded by the exons ATGGAGGACATCGTTGATGCCTTCATGGTGCGTGTGGGGGATGGTGGTGAGTCCACCAACCCCAAGAACAGAGTCAAGAAGATACTCAAGAAGGTCAAAAAATTATTCAAAAATGGCAAGGATCTCCATCGGATCTCTGCTGCTTTGGAAGAAGTGGTTCTTCAAGCTAAGAAGTTGGCCGAGCTGCGTCAAAGGTACGAGCAAGAGATGCGGGACACTAGTGCTAATACTAGTGTTGACCCTCGCATGATGGCCTTGTACACAGATGTGACAGAGCTCGTCGGCATTGAAGAAACACGGGACAAGTTGATCAAAATGTTGACTGAAGGTGATGATTGGTCGAAGCATCCGTTGAAGACGATATCTATTGTTGGATTTGGTGGGTTAGGCAAGACGACTCTTGCCAAAGCAGCATACGACAAGATCAAAGCGCAATTTGATTGTGGTGCTTTTGTCTCGGTTTCACAAAACCCTGAAATGAAAAAGGTTTTGAAGGATATTCTCTATGGACTTGACAAGGTCAAGTACGAAAACATACATAATGCAGCGAGGGACAAAAAGTATCTCATAGACGTTATAATTGAATTCCTTAATGACAAGAG GTACCTCATCGTAATCGATGATATATGGAATGAAAAAGCATGGGAGTTAATTAAGTGTGCTTTCTCCAAGAAGAGCCCCGGAAGCCGACTAATCACGACAACCCGCAATGTTAGTGTCTCTGAAGCATGTTGCTCTTCTGAGGGTGATATTTATAGGATGGAACCCCTTTCTGATGATGTATCAAGAACACTCTTCTGtaaaagagtattttcacaagaaGAAGGCTGCCCTCAAGAATTATTGCAAGTATCCGAAGAAATTTTGAAGAAATGTGGCGGTATACCGTTAGCTATTATTACTATAGCAAGTCTTCTAGCTAATAAGGGTCAGATAAAAGCAAAGGATGAATGGTATGCTTTGCTCAGTTCCATTGGTCATGGACTCACAGAAGATCGTAGTTTGGAGCAGATGAAAAAGATATTATTATTCAGCTACTATGATCTACCTTCATATCTGAAACCTTGTCTATTATATCTTTGCATCTTCCCAGAAGATCAAGAGATTAGGAGAGATAGACTGATATGGAGATGGATATCAGAAGGACTTGTTTACAGTGAGAAACAAGAAACTAGCTTATATGAGCTTGGTAACAGCTACTTCAATGATCTAGTAAACAGAAGTATGATACAGCCCACAGACATTGATACTAATGGAAATGCAGAAGGTTGCCGTGTACATGACATGGTGCTTGACCTTATATGCTCATTATCAAGTGAAGAAAACTTTGTCACAATACTAGATGACACCAGAAGAAAAATACCTAACTCAGAGATCAAGGTTCGCAGATTGTCCATTCAAAATACCAAGATAGATGTGGATACCACTAGGATGGAACATATGAGATCTCTTACCATTTTCACAAGTGATGTTGTTGGGAAAGTGTTGGATATTTCAAGCTTTCAAGTTCTGCGCGTGTTGGATTTAGAAGGTTGTAAAAATGTCTCAGATGTTGGGTATGTGGGGAATCTGTTGCATTTGAGGTACTTGGGGCTAAAAGATACTCATGTTAAGGACCTTCCGATGGAAATAGGGAAGCTGCAGTTTTTGCTTACCTTGGACTTGAGAGGGACTAAGATAGAAGTACTGCCATCGAGTGTTGTTCAACTAAGACGTCTAATGTGCCTGTATGTTGATGATGATATGAAGCTGCCATCTGGGATAGGTAACCTGACTTCCCTAGAAGTGCTAGATGAACTGAGGTTATCTGGCGTGGACCTTGATTTTGTGAAAGAATTGGGCCGTCTGACCAAGCTCAGGGTGCTCCGGCTTGACTGTGATGATTTTGATGAGAGCCTGGGTAAAGCTTTGGAGGAATCCATTAGTAGTATATACAAACTGGACAGTCTAGATGTATATGTCGTTGCTGGACTCATCAATTGCCTGAGCGAAGATTGGGTGCCTCCTCCACAGCTTCGCAGATTGGCTTTCCCGTCAAATCTAAGTTGGTTCGAGACATTGCCGTCATGGATTAATCCTTCATCGCTTCCTCTCCTCTCCTATCTGGATATAACATTGTTTGAAGTGCGATCGGAGGTCATCCAACTTCTAGGGACTCTGCCTGCTCTTGTTTATCTTGAGATACGGGATTATTCTGTGTACAAAGAAGCGCATGAGGTGGAAGCGCCCGTCCTTTCCTCTGGTGCTGCGTTATTCCCATGTGCGACGGAGTGCCGCTTCATTGGTATTGGTGCCGTGCCGTCTATGTTTCCACAAGGAGCTGCGCCAAGGCTTAAACGCCTTTGGTTCGCCTTCCCAGCCAAGTGGATCTCCCGTGAAAACTTTAATTTGGGCATGCGGCACCTCCCTTCCCTCCAGCAAGTCACCGTTGAATTTATCAGGAAGGGAGCTAGCCATCAGGAGATGGAAGAAGCAAAGGCTGCGCTGAGGGCCGCAGCGGAGGACCACCCCAACCGTCCCGCCCTTAAATTCTGGTGA
- the LOC109732368 gene encoding disease resistance protein RGA5 isoform X1, producing the protein MSCTARYIYLFLTPSEPSLISTTQQTIINLNPATHLLILSRTTSEHTTSRVLHRAARRYQLLPPHTTAISQVEKERDLAMEIAMGAIGPLLPKLGELLIGEITLEKQVRKGIESLVTELKLMQAVLSKVSKVPADQLDEGVKIWAGNVKELSYQMEDIVDAFMVRVGDGGESTNPKNRVKKILKKVKKLFKNGKDLHRISAALEEVVLQAKKLAELRQRYEQEMRDTSANTSVDPRMMALYTDVTELVGIEETRDKLIKMLTEGDDWSKHPLKTISIVGFGGLGKTTLAKAAYDKIKAQFDCGAFVSVSQNPEMKKVLKDILYGLDKVKYENIHNAARDKKYLIDVIIEFLNDKRYLIVIDDIWNEKAWELIKCAFSKKSPGSRLITTTRNVSVSEACCSSEGDIYRMEPLSDDVSRTLFCKRVFSQEEGCPQELLQVSEEILKKCGGIPLAIITIASLLANKGQIKAKDEWYALLSSIGHGLTEDRSLEQMKKILLFSYYDLPSYLKPCLLYLCIFPEDQEIRRDRLIWRWISEGLVYSEKQETSLYELGNSYFNDLVNRSMIQPTDIDTNGNAEGCRVHDMVLDLICSLSSEENFVTILDDTRRKIPNSEIKVRRLSIQNTKIDVDTTRMEHMRSLTIFTSDVVGKVLDISSFQVLRVLDLEGCKNVSDVGYVGNLLHLRYLGLKDTHVKDLPMEIGKLQFLLTLDLRGTKIEVLPSSVVQLRRLMCLYVDDDMKLPSGIGNLTSLEVLDELRLSGVDLDFVKELGRLTKLRVLRLDCDDFDESLGKALEESISSIYKLDSLDVYVVAGLINCLSEDWVPPPQLRRLAFPSNLSWFETLPSWINPSSLPLLSYLDITLFEVRSEVIQLLGTLPALVYLEIRDYSVYKEAHEVEAPVLSSGAALFPCATECRFIGIGAVPSMFPQGAAPRLKRLWFAFPAKWISRENFNLGMRHLPSLQQVTVEFIRKGASHQEMEEAKAALRAAAEDHPNRPALKFW; encoded by the exons ATGTCTTGTACTGCTCGCTACATTTATCTCTTCCTTACACCCAGCGAACCATCATTAATCTCAACCACCCAGCAAACCATCATTAATCTCAACCCAGCTACACACCTTCTCATCCTCTCCAGAACAACGAGCGAACACACCACGAGTAGAGTCCTTCATAGAGCAGCACGGAGGTACCAGCTTCTTCCTCCCCACACCACCGCAATCTCGCAAGTAGAGAAAGAGAGAGATCTAGCTATGGAGATTGCCATGGGGGCTATCGGCCCTCTCCTCCCGAAGCTTGGCGAGCTGCTCATCGGCGAGATCACCCTGGAGAAACAAGTGAGAAAGGGCATCGAATCTCTGGTAACAGAGCTGAAATTGATGCAGGCTGTCCTCAGCAAGGTGTCGAAGGTGCCGGCGGACCAGCTTGACGAGGGCGTCAAGATCTGGGCAGGAAATGTCAAGGAGTTGTCCTACCAAATGGAGGACATCGTTGATGCCTTCATGGTGCGTGTGGGGGATGGTGGTGAGTCCACCAACCCCAAGAACAGAGTCAAGAAGATACTCAAGAAGGTCAAAAAATTATTCAAAAATGGCAAGGATCTCCATCGGATCTCTGCTGCTTTGGAAGAAGTGGTTCTTCAAGCTAAGAAGTTGGCCGAGCTGCGTCAAAGGTACGAGCAAGAGATGCGGGACACTAGTGCTAATACTAGTGTTGACCCTCGCATGATGGCCTTGTACACAGATGTGACAGAGCTCGTCGGCATTGAAGAAACACGGGACAAGTTGATCAAAATGTTGACTGAAGGTGATGATTGGTCGAAGCATCCGTTGAAGACGATATCTATTGTTGGATTTGGTGGGTTAGGCAAGACGACTCTTGCCAAAGCAGCATACGACAAGATCAAAGCGCAATTTGATTGTGGTGCTTTTGTCTCGGTTTCACAAAACCCTGAAATGAAAAAGGTTTTGAAGGATATTCTCTATGGACTTGACAAGGTCAAGTACGAAAACATACATAATGCAGCGAGGGACAAAAAGTATCTCATAGACGTTATAATTGAATTCCTTAATGACAAGAG GTACCTCATCGTAATCGATGATATATGGAATGAAAAAGCATGGGAGTTAATTAAGTGTGCTTTCTCCAAGAAGAGCCCCGGAAGCCGACTAATCACGACAACCCGCAATGTTAGTGTCTCTGAAGCATGTTGCTCTTCTGAGGGTGATATTTATAGGATGGAACCCCTTTCTGATGATGTATCAAGAACACTCTTCTGtaaaagagtattttcacaagaaGAAGGCTGCCCTCAAGAATTATTGCAAGTATCCGAAGAAATTTTGAAGAAATGTGGCGGTATACCGTTAGCTATTATTACTATAGCAAGTCTTCTAGCTAATAAGGGTCAGATAAAAGCAAAGGATGAATGGTATGCTTTGCTCAGTTCCATTGGTCATGGACTCACAGAAGATCGTAGTTTGGAGCAGATGAAAAAGATATTATTATTCAGCTACTATGATCTACCTTCATATCTGAAACCTTGTCTATTATATCTTTGCATCTTCCCAGAAGATCAAGAGATTAGGAGAGATAGACTGATATGGAGATGGATATCAGAAGGACTTGTTTACAGTGAGAAACAAGAAACTAGCTTATATGAGCTTGGTAACAGCTACTTCAATGATCTAGTAAACAGAAGTATGATACAGCCCACAGACATTGATACTAATGGAAATGCAGAAGGTTGCCGTGTACATGACATGGTGCTTGACCTTATATGCTCATTATCAAGTGAAGAAAACTTTGTCACAATACTAGATGACACCAGAAGAAAAATACCTAACTCAGAGATCAAGGTTCGCAGATTGTCCATTCAAAATACCAAGATAGATGTGGATACCACTAGGATGGAACATATGAGATCTCTTACCATTTTCACAAGTGATGTTGTTGGGAAAGTGTTGGATATTTCAAGCTTTCAAGTTCTGCGCGTGTTGGATTTAGAAGGTTGTAAAAATGTCTCAGATGTTGGGTATGTGGGGAATCTGTTGCATTTGAGGTACTTGGGGCTAAAAGATACTCATGTTAAGGACCTTCCGATGGAAATAGGGAAGCTGCAGTTTTTGCTTACCTTGGACTTGAGAGGGACTAAGATAGAAGTACTGCCATCGAGTGTTGTTCAACTAAGACGTCTAATGTGCCTGTATGTTGATGATGATATGAAGCTGCCATCTGGGATAGGTAACCTGACTTCCCTAGAAGTGCTAGATGAACTGAGGTTATCTGGCGTGGACCTTGATTTTGTGAAAGAATTGGGCCGTCTGACCAAGCTCAGGGTGCTCCGGCTTGACTGTGATGATTTTGATGAGAGCCTGGGTAAAGCTTTGGAGGAATCCATTAGTAGTATATACAAACTGGACAGTCTAGATGTATATGTCGTTGCTGGACTCATCAATTGCCTGAGCGAAGATTGGGTGCCTCCTCCACAGCTTCGCAGATTGGCTTTCCCGTCAAATCTAAGTTGGTTCGAGACATTGCCGTCATGGATTAATCCTTCATCGCTTCCTCTCCTCTCCTATCTGGATATAACATTGTTTGAAGTGCGATCGGAGGTCATCCAACTTCTAGGGACTCTGCCTGCTCTTGTTTATCTTGAGATACGGGATTATTCTGTGTACAAAGAAGCGCATGAGGTGGAAGCGCCCGTCCTTTCCTCTGGTGCTGCGTTATTCCCATGTGCGACGGAGTGCCGCTTCATTGGTATTGGTGCCGTGCCGTCTATGTTTCCACAAGGAGCTGCGCCAAGGCTTAAACGCCTTTGGTTCGCCTTCCCAGCCAAGTGGATCTCCCGTGAAAACTTTAATTTGGGCATGCGGCACCTCCCTTCCCTCCAGCAAGTCACCGTTGAATTTATCAGGAAGGGAGCTAGCCATCAGGAGATGGAAGAAGCAAAGGCTGCGCTGAGGGCCGCAGCGGAGGACCACCCCAACCGTCCCGCCCTTAAATTCTGGTGA